In one Raphanus sativus cultivar WK10039 unplaced genomic scaffold, ASM80110v3 Scaffold4058, whole genome shotgun sequence genomic region, the following are encoded:
- the LOC130507122 gene encoding uncharacterized protein LOC130507122, with product MSDDSSARQRARPRRSAPRGRASSVSSSRASGSSSHEQNSVPVAPAPAPAPAPAPAPAPAAAPHDPGVMPVEILVQQPGREHLPFLEQYPRMGHSTWFNKSTSGISGSITQMMYSMLQTGYDKWTSIPSAECELWFRQFAATIKFFF from the exons AT gtCTGATGATTCGAGTGCTCGTCAGCGTGCCCGACCTCGTCGTTCCGCACCCCGTGGCCGAGCTAGTTCGGTGAGCAGTTCCCGTGCATCGGGTTCGTCGTCTCACGAACAAAACTCGGTTCCTGTCGCTCCGGCTCCCGCTCCGGCTCCCGCTCCGGCTCCCGCTCCAGCTCCTGCAGCCGCTCCACATGACCCGGGGGTCATGCCAGTTGAAATATTGGTTCAACAACCAGGTCGAGAGCATCTCCCGTTTCTCGAACAATACCCACGAATGGGACACTCGACTtg gttcaACAAGTCGACCAGTGGGATTAGCGGGAGCATCACCCAGATGATGTATTCGATGCTCCAGACGGGATATGACAAGTGGACTTCGATCCCTTCCGCGGAATGCGAGTTGTGGTTTCGTCAGTTCGCGGCaactattaagttttttttttaa
- the LOC130507124 gene encoding uncharacterized protein LOC130507124 — MSSKKDQLIQENDGNPVDHLVVIKEAYTNKGMGEIQDPVIREVIEMVESQKEAFLASQQPLSDDDSTGASNNMSRLQINELVEKAVPKKKGSFGRVGPSCFFMSDFFISSPVRRSIDSRAATEQGSTDWSIGGAECYNPC; from the exons ATGTCCTCTAAGAAGGATCAACTg attcaagAAAACGATGGTAATCCCGTCGATCATCTCGTCGTCATTAAGGAGGCGTACACCAACAAAGGGATGGGTGAAATTCAGGATCCGGTGATCAGAGAGGTCATTGAGATGGTGGAATCTCAAAAAGAAGCTTTTCTAGCTTCTCAGCAGCCTCTTTCTGACGACGATTCTACGGGTGCTTCGAACAACATGTCCCGACTGCAAATCAACGAGCTGGTtgaaaag GCGGTCCCTAAAAAAAAAGGGTCGTTTGGTAGGGTTGGCCCGTCGTGCTTCTTCATGTCCGACTTCTTCATCTCAAGTCCCGTACGCCGATCCATTGATTCTAGAGCAGCTACAGAACAAGGATCAACGGATTGGAGCATTGGAGGAGCAGAATGCTACAATCCTTGCTGA